A window from Pseudomonas alloputida encodes these proteins:
- a CDS encoding ABC transporter permease subunit — protein MLSFIARRLGLLIPTFFGITLLTFALIRLIPGDPVEVMMGERRVDPEMHAQAMERLGLNKPLPVQYLDYVGKLAQGDLGESLRTRESVWREFLTLFPATLELAFAALLFAGVVGLLAGVIAALKRGSLFDHGVMGISLAGYSMPIFWWGLILIMFFSVSLGWTPVSGRIDLLYDIEPKTGFMLIDTLLSDEEGAFKDAVMHLILPAIVLGTIPLAVIARMTRSSMLEVLREDYIRTARAKGLSPARVVFVHGLRNALIPVLTVFGLQVGTLLAGAVLTETIFSWPGIGKWLIEAIGARDYPVVQNGILLIACLVILVNFVVDILYGLANPRIRHQR, from the coding sequence ATGTTGAGTTTTATTGCCCGGCGCCTTGGCCTGCTGATACCGACCTTTTTCGGCATCACCTTGCTGACCTTCGCGCTCATACGCCTGATCCCCGGCGACCCGGTGGAAGTGATGATGGGCGAGCGCAGGGTCGACCCCGAAATGCATGCCCAGGCCATGGAACGCCTGGGCCTGAACAAGCCATTGCCGGTCCAGTACCTGGACTACGTCGGCAAACTTGCCCAGGGTGACCTTGGCGAATCGCTGCGCACCCGCGAAAGCGTGTGGCGCGAGTTCCTCACCCTGTTCCCGGCCACCCTGGAACTGGCCTTCGCCGCCCTGCTGTTCGCCGGCGTCGTCGGCCTGCTGGCCGGTGTAATCGCCGCACTCAAGCGCGGTTCGCTGTTCGACCACGGGGTCATGGGCATATCACTGGCCGGCTACTCGATGCCGATTTTCTGGTGGGGCCTGATCCTGATCATGTTCTTCTCCGTGAGCCTGGGCTGGACCCCGGTTTCCGGGCGCATCGACCTGCTCTACGACATCGAGCCGAAGACCGGCTTCATGCTTATCGACACCCTGCTCAGCGATGAAGAAGGCGCGTTCAAGGACGCTGTGATGCACCTGATCCTGCCGGCCATCGTGCTCGGCACCATCCCGCTGGCAGTGATCGCCCGCATGACCCGCTCGTCGATGCTTGAAGTACTGCGCGAAGACTACATCCGCACCGCCCGCGCCAAAGGCCTGTCGCCGGCCCGTGTGGTGTTCGTCCATGGCCTGCGCAATGCGCTGATCCCGGTGCTGACCGTGTTCGGCCTGCAGGTCGGCACGCTGCTGGCCGGTGCGGTGCTGACCGAAACCATCTTTTCCTGGCCGGGCATCGGCAAATGGCTGATCGAAGCCATCGGTGCCCGTGACTACCCCGTGGTCCAGAACGGCATCCTGTTGATCGCCTGCCTGGTGATTCTGGTCAACTTCGTCGTGGACATCCTCTACGGCCTGGCCAACCCACGCATCCGTCATCAGCGCTGA
- a CDS encoding ABC transporter substrate-binding protein, whose product MHRAFMKSRPLRLALVALLLGGATQLAAKPLVVCTEASPEGFDIVQYTTAVTADASAETVFNRLVDFKPGTTEIQPALAERWDISADGLTYTFHLRQGVKFHTTDYFKPTRDLNADDVLWSLNRQLDPNHPWHDKTSVGYPYFESMGFKELLKSVSKADEHTVVITLSRPEAPFLRDMAMGFTSIYSAEYGDQLLKSGKTAELNSKPIGTGPFIFQRYNKDAQVRFKPNPDYFRGKPPADALVFAIAIDSNVRLQKLRANECQVALYPKPDDVPSIKQDPKLKVEEIEALVTGYIAMNTQHKYLNDVRVRKAINMAFDRQTHVDQLFGKGNALVGVNPYPPTMIGYNTHNQNPPRDLDKARALLSQAGVPEGTVITLFTRNGGGPTNPNPRLSAEMLQADLKQIGLKLDIRVMEWAEMLRRAKNGEADLVSTGWAGDNGDPDNFLSPLLSCDAVKSGENYARWCNPKFQELISRAREVIDNDERARLYNEALKVYDDEQPWISMAHPKMFTAMRDNVEGYVINPLTNNNFATTKVK is encoded by the coding sequence ATGCACAGAGCTTTCATGAAATCGCGGCCGTTGCGCCTAGCCCTGGTCGCGCTGCTTCTGGGCGGCGCCACGCAACTGGCGGCCAAGCCGCTGGTGGTGTGTACAGAAGCTAGCCCGGAAGGGTTCGACATCGTCCAGTACACCACCGCAGTCACCGCCGATGCCTCGGCCGAGACAGTGTTCAACCGCCTGGTCGACTTCAAACCCGGCACCACCGAGATCCAGCCAGCCCTGGCCGAGCGCTGGGACATTTCAGCCGACGGCCTGACCTACACCTTCCATCTGCGTCAGGGGGTGAAGTTCCACACCACCGACTACTTCAAGCCCACCCGTGACTTGAACGCCGATGACGTGCTGTGGAGCCTCAATCGCCAGCTCGACCCGAACCACCCCTGGCATGACAAGACCAGCGTCGGCTACCCGTACTTCGAAAGCATGGGGTTCAAGGAACTGCTCAAGTCGGTCAGCAAGGCTGACGAGCACACCGTGGTGATTACCCTCAGCCGACCGGAAGCGCCGTTCCTGCGCGACATGGCCATGGGCTTTACCTCGATCTACTCCGCCGAATACGGCGACCAGTTGCTCAAGTCTGGCAAGACCGCCGAGCTGAACAGCAAGCCGATCGGCACCGGCCCTTTCATCTTCCAGCGTTACAACAAGGACGCCCAGGTCCGCTTCAAGCCCAACCCGGACTATTTCCGCGGCAAGCCGCCGGCCGATGCGCTGGTGTTCGCCATCGCCATCGACAGCAACGTGCGCCTGCAGAAACTGCGCGCCAACGAGTGCCAGGTGGCGCTCTATCCCAAGCCCGATGACGTGCCATCGATCAAGCAAGACCCGAAACTCAAGGTTGAAGAAATCGAGGCCCTGGTCACCGGCTACATCGCCATGAATACCCAGCACAAATACCTCAACGACGTGCGCGTGCGTAAAGCCATCAACATGGCCTTCGACCGCCAGACCCATGTCGACCAACTGTTTGGCAAAGGCAACGCACTGGTGGGTGTAAACCCTTACCCACCCACCATGATCGGCTACAACACCCATAACCAGAACCCACCGCGCGACCTCGATAAAGCCCGCGCACTGCTCAGCCAGGCCGGTGTACCCGAGGGCACGGTAATCACCCTGTTCACCCGCAACGGCGGCGGCCCGACCAACCCCAACCCGCGCCTGTCTGCCGAGATGCTGCAGGCCGATCTCAAACAGATCGGCCTCAAGCTGGATATCCGCGTCATGGAATGGGCCGAGATGCTGCGCCGGGCGAAGAACGGCGAAGCCGACCTGGTGTCCACCGGCTGGGCCGGCGACAACGGCGACCCGGACAACTTCCTCAGCCCACTGCTCAGTTGCGATGCCGTGAAAAGTGGCGAGAACTATGCGCGCTGGTGCAACCCCAAGTTCCAGGAGCTGATCAGCCGCGCCCGCGAAGTGATCGACAACGACGAGCGTGCAAGGCTCTATAACGAGGCATTGAAAGTGTACGATGACGAACAACCCTGGATCAGCATGGCTCATCCAAAGATGTTCACCGCCATGCGTGACAACGTGGAGGGCTACGTGATCAACCCTCTGACCAACAACAACTTCGCCACCACCAAGGTGAAGTAG
- a CDS encoding OprD family porin encodes MKVFTLTALALSISAFSTVAQADPQSQDYLPLTLKSSSEQAQASGFIDGQSLSGSTRNWYARERAARAPLWKYYKNDGTRHDTHSRENWVQGTILNYSSGFTQGTVGFAVEAAGYNAIALQQSREAIAGPNNRTLTHSDGDPVGQWSKLGLGNIKARVSNTTLTLGRQSVDTPMIAYIGNRALPSSFQGAFLHSAEFDNLSIDLGTFDRVSPRTEQSLSKFRSEYSATGVETDRASTAGINYQPFKSLSTSLYATKVEDFWNQYYFGANHVLGDSAVLSLSTGLNYYKTVDAGSQKMGKIDNDTYSLSLGLTHQAHTLSASWQQVNGNEYFDYLHETNGIFLANSLLSDFNGPNEKSLQLSYVLNMAPYGVPGLKFNLYNARGWGIDGTHYRGTAYDVNGLDGETHYEWGIGTSYALQSGPLKDTSIRATYTTHRASKAQGDGSLDEFRVVTTIPFNIL; translated from the coding sequence TTGAAAGTATTCACCTTGACCGCACTGGCGTTATCCATCAGTGCCTTTTCCACGGTGGCCCAGGCAGATCCGCAGAGCCAGGACTACCTCCCGCTCACCCTCAAAAGCAGCAGCGAGCAAGCGCAAGCCAGCGGCTTCATCGACGGCCAAAGCCTGTCCGGTAGCACCCGCAACTGGTATGCCCGCGAACGTGCCGCACGCGCGCCGCTGTGGAAGTACTACAAGAACGACGGCACCCGCCACGACACCCACAGCCGTGAAAACTGGGTCCAGGGCACCATCCTCAATTACAGCTCCGGCTTCACCCAGGGCACCGTGGGCTTCGCCGTCGAGGCTGCCGGCTACAACGCCATCGCCCTGCAGCAGAGCCGCGAAGCCATCGCCGGCCCCAACAACCGCACCCTCACCCACAGCGATGGCGACCCCGTCGGCCAGTGGAGCAAACTGGGCCTGGGCAATATCAAGGCGCGCGTGTCCAACACCACCCTTACCCTTGGCCGCCAGTCGGTGGACACGCCGATGATCGCCTACATCGGCAACCGCGCCCTGCCCTCGAGCTTCCAGGGCGCGTTCCTGCACAGCGCTGAATTCGACAACCTCAGCATCGACCTGGGCACCTTCGACCGCGTCTCGCCACGTACCGAACAGAGCCTCAGCAAGTTCCGCAGCGAGTACAGCGCCACCGGCGTGGAAACCGACCGTGCCAGCACCGCCGGCATCAACTACCAGCCGTTCAAGAGCCTGAGTACCAGCCTGTACGCCACCAAGGTCGAGGACTTCTGGAACCAGTACTACTTCGGCGCCAACCATGTGCTCGGCGACAGCGCAGTGCTCAGCCTGAGCACCGGCCTGAACTACTACAAGACCGTCGACGCCGGCAGCCAGAAAATGGGCAAGATCGACAACGACACTTACAGCCTGTCACTGGGCCTGACCCATCAAGCCCACACCCTCAGCGCCTCCTGGCAGCAGGTCAACGGCAATGAGTACTTCGACTACCTGCACGAAACCAACGGCATCTTCCTGGCCAACTCGCTGCTGTCGGACTTCAACGGCCCCAACGAGAAATCGCTGCAGCTTTCCTATGTGCTGAACATGGCGCCCTATGGCGTGCCTGGCCTGAAGTTCAACCTGTACAACGCCCGCGGCTGGGGTATCGACGGCACCCACTACCGCGGCACTGCCTACGACGTGAATGGCCTGGATGGCGAAACCCACTATGAGTGGGGTATCGGCACCAGCTACGCGTTGCAGAGCGGGCCGCTGAAAGACACCAGCATCCGCGCCACCTACACCACCCATCGCGCCAGCAAGGCCCAGGGCGATGGCAGCCTGGATGAGTTCCGCGTGGTCACCACCATTCCGTTCAACATTCTCTGA
- a CDS encoding ABC transporter substrate-binding protein, whose product MRHVTCLSALLALGLVSQSPVLLANNLVFCSEGSPAGFDTAQYTSATDNDAAEPIYNRLVEFERGGTAVHPALATHWEVSDNGLRYTFHLREGVRFHSNKAFSPSRTFNADDVLFTFNRMLDKGHRFRQAYPTEFPYFNGMGLDKNIARVEKTDPLTVVFTLNTVDAAFIQNLAMSFASILSAEYAEQLLASGRPSDINQQPIGTGPFVFQRYQKDSQIRYKGNKDYWAANEVKIDNLVFSINTDPSVRIQKLRRNECQVTLHPRPADLPALKADSTLQVLQQPGFNLGYIAYNTQHPPFDRLEVRQAMDMAVNKEAILQAVYQDAGQRAVNAMPPTQWSYDDSIKDAPYAPEKARQLIQQAGVKPGTEITLWAMPVQRPYNPNAKLMAEMLQADWSKLGFKVRIVSYEWGEYLKRMKNGEHDIALIGWTGDNGDPDNWLGTLYSCDAIGSNNYSQWCDPQYDSLVKQAKQVTDRTQRTALYQQAQQRLKQQVPITPVAHSIVSQPLSVKVSQFKVSPFGRNDFSGVSVD is encoded by the coding sequence ATGCGCCACGTTACCTGCCTTTCCGCGCTGCTGGCCCTGGGCCTGGTCAGCCAATCCCCGGTCCTGCTCGCCAACAACCTAGTGTTCTGCTCTGAAGGTAGCCCCGCCGGTTTCGACACCGCCCAGTACACCAGCGCCACCGACAACGACGCCGCCGAACCCATCTACAACCGCCTGGTCGAGTTCGAACGTGGCGGCACCGCCGTGCATCCGGCCCTGGCGACGCACTGGGAGGTGTCCGACAACGGCCTGCGCTACACCTTCCACCTGCGTGAAGGGGTCAGGTTCCACAGCAACAAGGCCTTCAGCCCGAGCCGCACGTTCAACGCCGACGATGTGCTGTTCACCTTCAACCGCATGCTCGACAAGGGTCATCGGTTCCGTCAGGCCTACCCTACCGAGTTTCCCTATTTCAACGGCATGGGCCTGGACAAGAACATCGCCCGTGTCGAGAAGACCGACCCATTGACCGTGGTGTTCACCCTGAACACCGTCGATGCCGCGTTCATCCAGAACCTGGCCATGAGCTTCGCCTCCATCCTCTCCGCTGAATACGCCGAGCAGCTACTGGCCAGTGGACGCCCCAGCGACATCAATCAGCAGCCTATCGGTACCGGGCCGTTCGTGTTCCAGCGCTACCAGAAGGATTCGCAGATCCGCTACAAGGGCAACAAGGACTATTGGGCAGCGAACGAGGTGAAGATCGACAACCTGGTGTTCTCGATCAATACCGACCCGTCGGTGCGTATCCAGAAGCTGCGCCGCAATGAATGCCAGGTGACCCTGCACCCACGCCCGGCCGACCTGCCGGCGCTCAAGGCCGACAGCACGCTGCAGGTGCTCCAGCAACCAGGCTTCAACCTCGGCTACATCGCCTACAACACCCAGCACCCGCCATTCGACCGCCTGGAAGTGCGCCAGGCAATGGACATGGCGGTCAACAAGGAAGCCATCCTCCAGGCGGTGTACCAGGACGCCGGCCAACGGGCGGTCAACGCCATGCCACCGACCCAGTGGTCCTATGACGACAGCATCAAGGACGCCCCGTACGCGCCGGAAAAGGCCAGACAGCTGATCCAGCAGGCGGGTGTCAAACCTGGCACCGAGATCACCCTGTGGGCCATGCCGGTGCAACGCCCGTACAACCCCAATGCCAAGCTGATGGCCGAAATGCTCCAGGCGGACTGGAGCAAGCTCGGATTCAAGGTGCGCATCGTCAGCTACGAATGGGGCGAATACCTCAAGCGCATGAAAAACGGTGAGCACGACATCGCCCTGATCGGCTGGACCGGTGACAACGGCGACCCGGACAACTGGCTGGGTACCCTCTACAGCTGCGATGCCATCGGCAGCAACAACTACTCGCAGTGGTGCGATCCGCAGTACGACAGCCTGGTCAAGCAGGCCAAGCAAGTGACCGACCGTACGCAACGCACCGCCCTGTACCAGCAGGCCCAGCAGCGGCTCAAGCAGCAGGTACCGATTACGCCGGTGGCGCATTCCATCGTGAGCCAGCCGCTTAGCGTCAAGGTTTCCCAGTTCAAGGTCAGCCCGTTTGGGCGCAATGATTTTTCCGGTGTGAGTGTTGATTAA
- a CDS encoding ABC transporter substrate-binding protein, with translation MLKHAVIPFLLGAGLLSGAPSAVAASNLVFCSEGSPAGFDPGQYTTGTDFDASAETVFNRLTQFERGGTAVIPGLATKWEVSDDGKTYTFHLREGVKFHTTDYFKPSRPFNADDVLFTFNRMLDKDNPFRKAYPTEFPYFTDMGMDKNIAKVEKLDEHTVKFTLNEVDAAFIQNLAMSFASIQSAEYADQLLKNGKAADINQKPIGTGPFVFSKYQKDAQIRFKGNKDYWQPEDVKIDNLIFAITTDASVRMQKLKKNECQVTLFPRPADIEPLKADKNLQMPQQAGFNLGYIAYNVMDKIKGSNEANPMAQLKVRQALDMAVDKKKIIESVYQGAGQLAVNAMPPTQWSYDDSIKDAAFDPEKAKQLLKEAGIKEGTEITLWAMPVQRPYNPNAKLMAEMLQSDWAKIGIKAKIVSYEWGEYIKRSKGGEQGAMLIGWSGDNGDPDNWLGTLYGCDAVDGNNFSKWCYKPYDDLIKQAKATSDQAKRTELYQKAQHILKEQVPITPIAHSTVYQPMSAKVKDFKISPFALNSFYGVSVDK, from the coding sequence ATGCTCAAACACGCAGTCATTCCGTTCCTGCTGGGTGCAGGCTTGCTCAGCGGCGCACCGTCGGCCGTTGCCGCATCCAACCTGGTGTTCTGCTCCGAAGGCAGCCCGGCCGGCTTCGATCCGGGGCAGTACACCACCGGGACCGACTTCGATGCCTCGGCAGAGACCGTGTTCAACCGCCTGACCCAGTTCGAGCGCGGCGGCACTGCGGTCATCCCGGGCCTGGCGACCAAATGGGAAGTGTCCGACGACGGCAAGACCTACACCTTCCACCTGCGCGAAGGGGTCAAGTTCCACACCACCGACTACTTCAAGCCCAGTCGCCCGTTCAACGCCGACGACGTGCTGTTCACCTTCAACCGCATGCTCGACAAGGACAACCCGTTCCGCAAGGCGTACCCCACCGAGTTTCCATACTTCACCGACATGGGCATGGACAAGAACATTGCCAAGGTGGAGAAGCTTGACGAGCACACGGTGAAGTTCACCCTCAACGAGGTTGACGCCGCGTTCATCCAGAACCTGGCCATGAGCTTTGCCTCGATCCAGTCCGCCGAATACGCCGACCAGCTCCTAAAGAACGGCAAGGCCGCCGACATCAACCAGAAGCCGATCGGCACCGGCCCGTTCGTGTTCAGCAAATACCAGAAGGACGCGCAGATCCGCTTCAAGGGCAACAAGGACTACTGGCAGCCCGAGGACGTGAAGATCGACAACCTGATCTTTGCCATCACCACCGACGCCTCGGTGCGCATGCAGAAGCTCAAGAAGAACGAGTGCCAGGTCACCCTGTTCCCACGCCCGGCCGACATCGAGCCGCTAAAAGCCGACAAGAACCTGCAAATGCCGCAGCAGGCCGGTTTCAACCTCGGCTATATCGCCTACAACGTGATGGACAAGATCAAGGGCAGCAACGAGGCCAACCCCATGGCCCAGCTGAAAGTCCGACAGGCGCTGGACATGGCCGTGGACAAGAAAAAGATCATCGAGTCGGTGTACCAGGGCGCCGGCCAGCTGGCGGTCAACGCCATGCCGCCCACGCAGTGGTCCTATGACGACAGCATCAAGGACGCCGCCTTTGACCCCGAGAAAGCCAAGCAACTGCTCAAGGAAGCCGGCATCAAGGAAGGCACCGAAATCACCCTGTGGGCCATGCCCGTGCAACGCCCGTACAACCCCAATGCCAAACTGATGGCTGAAATGCTCCAGTCCGACTGGGCCAAGATCGGTATCAAGGCGAAGATCGTCAGTTATGAATGGGGCGAGTACATCAAGCGCTCCAAAGGTGGCGAACAGGGTGCCATGCTGATTGGCTGGAGCGGTGACAATGGTGACCCGGACAACTGGCTGGGTACCCTCTACGGTTGCGATGCCGTCGATGGCAACAACTTCTCCAAGTGGTGCTACAAGCCCTACGACGACCTGATCAAGCAGGCCAAGGCCACGTCCGACCAGGCCAAGCGCACCGAGCTGTACCAGAAGGCGCAGCATATACTCAAGGAGCAGGTACCGATCACCCCGATCGCCCACTCCACTGTCTACCAGCCCATGAGCGCCAAGGTGAAGGACTTCAAGATCAGCCCGTTCGCGCTGAATTCCTTCTACGGCGTCAGCGTGGACAAATAG
- a CDS encoding SIMPL domain-containing protein (The SIMPL domain is named for its presence in mouse protein SIMPL (signalling molecule that associates with mouse pelle-like kinase). Bacterial member BP26, from Brucella, was shown to assemble into a channel-like structure, while YggE from E. coli has been associated with resistance to oxidative stress.) — protein sequence MQIPRRGAALIMSCGLLASLPALAADEPRFNQVSLRAEVSKEVARDLMVVTLYSEAQNSDPGKLAKQITETMNKAVQQSRQVKDVKISQGSRNSYPVYDSKGQKITGWRERAELRLESANFPALSQLTADLLQELKMAGMDFSIAPATRKASEDALLKDAVDAFKARAQLATEALGGKGYKVVSLNLNSSGYPRPYLRSAPMAMKAMGADEAAPAPDIEAGTSEVSMNADGLIEVQMP from the coding sequence ATGCAAATCCCACGTCGCGGCGCCGCCCTGATCATGTCTTGCGGCCTGCTCGCCAGCCTGCCGGCACTGGCTGCCGATGAACCGCGTTTCAACCAGGTATCGCTGCGTGCCGAAGTCAGCAAGGAAGTGGCGCGCGACCTGATGGTCGTGACCCTGTACAGCGAAGCGCAGAACAGCGACCCGGGCAAGCTCGCCAAGCAGATTACCGAAACCATGAACAAGGCCGTGCAGCAGTCGCGCCAGGTCAAGGACGTGAAGATCAGCCAAGGCAGCCGCAACAGCTACCCGGTGTATGACAGCAAGGGCCAGAAAATTACCGGCTGGCGCGAGCGCGCCGAACTGCGCCTTGAAAGCGCCAACTTCCCGGCCTTGTCCCAGCTTACCGCCGATTTGTTGCAAGAGCTGAAAATGGCTGGCATGGACTTTTCCATCGCCCCGGCCACGCGCAAGGCCAGCGAGGATGCTCTGCTCAAGGATGCGGTCGATGCCTTCAAGGCACGCGCGCAACTGGCGACCGAAGCGCTGGGTGGCAAAGGCTACAAAGTGGTGAGCCTGAACCTCAACAGCAGCGGCTACCCGCGCCCGTACTTGCGTAGCGCGCCGATGGCGATGAAGGCCATGGGGGCTGATGAAGCAGCACCGGCGCCAGATATCGAGGCAGGCACCAGTGAAGTGAGCATGAATGCCGATGGCCTGATCGAAGTGCAGATGCCATAA
- a CDS encoding ATP-binding protein yields the protein MLAAVQPLSATRQNLWRLTVIRVLVLAAQAGSVGVAYWTELLPLPWLSLAGTLALSSLLCAFTALRLRLSLPVTEMEYALQLACDLLIHSALLYYSGGSTNPFVSYYLVPLAIAAVTLPWLYSLILSGIALTAYSLLLVQFYPLEGLPMARDKMQVYGMWLSIALAAAVITFFAARMAEELRRQEQLRSERREESLRDEQLLAVATQAAGAAHELGTPLATMSVLINEMRQDHTDPLLQEDLQILQDQVKLCKETLQQLVRAAEANRRLAIVEQDVTAWLDEALNRWHLMRPEASYRFQRLRDGKVPRLAPPPDLTQALLNLLNNAADACPDDLEVRLDWDAQDIVISIHDHGPGVPPAIAEAIGKPFITTKGKGFGLGLFLSKASVTRAGGSVKLYSHEQGGTLTELRLPYGKRGDE from the coding sequence ATGCTCGCCGCCGTACAACCGTTGTCCGCTACCCGCCAGAACCTTTGGCGCCTGACCGTCATTCGGGTCCTGGTCCTGGCTGCCCAGGCCGGCTCGGTGGGCGTTGCCTACTGGACCGAACTGCTGCCGTTGCCCTGGCTGTCACTGGCCGGCACCTTGGCCTTGTCTTCGTTGCTGTGTGCCTTCACGGCCCTGCGCCTGCGGCTGTCGCTGCCCGTCACCGAAATGGAGTACGCCCTGCAGCTGGCCTGTGACCTGCTGATCCACAGTGCCTTGCTGTATTACTCCGGCGGCTCGACCAACCCGTTCGTGTCGTATTACCTGGTGCCGCTGGCGATCGCTGCGGTGACCTTGCCGTGGCTGTATTCGCTGATCCTGTCGGGCATTGCGCTGACGGCCTACAGCTTGCTGCTGGTGCAGTTCTACCCGCTCGAAGGGCTGCCGATGGCGCGGGACAAGATGCAGGTCTACGGCATGTGGCTGAGCATTGCCCTGGCGGCGGCTGTGATCACCTTTTTTGCCGCGCGCATGGCCGAAGAGCTGCGCCGCCAGGAGCAGCTGCGTTCAGAGCGGCGTGAAGAAAGCCTGCGCGACGAGCAACTGCTGGCTGTGGCTACCCAGGCCGCCGGTGCCGCCCATGAACTGGGTACGCCGCTGGCGACCATGAGCGTGCTGATCAACGAAATGCGCCAGGACCACACCGACCCGCTGTTGCAGGAGGACCTGCAAATCCTCCAGGACCAGGTAAAGCTGTGCAAAGAGACTTTGCAACAGCTGGTGCGCGCAGCCGAAGCCAACCGGCGCCTGGCCATCGTGGAGCAGGATGTGACCGCCTGGCTGGACGAGGCGCTCAACCGCTGGCACCTGATGCGCCCGGAAGCCAGCTACCGCTTCCAGCGCCTGCGCGACGGCAAGGTGCCGCGTCTGGCGCCGCCGCCAGACCTGACCCAGGCGTTACTGAATCTGCTGAACAATGCCGCCGATGCCTGCCCTGATGATCTGGAAGTTCGCCTGGACTGGGACGCCCAGGACATCGTCATCAGTATCCACGACCATGGTCCTGGTGTACCGCCAGCCATTGCCGAAGCCATTGGCAAACCTTTTATTACCACCAAGGGCAAAGGCTTCGGCCTGGGCCTGTTCTTGAGCAAGGCCAGCGTGACCCGTGCGGGCGGCTCGGTGAAACTCTATAGTCATGAACAGGGTGGCACCCTGACCGAACTGCGCCTGCCCTATGGCAAGCGAGGAGATGAATGA
- a CDS encoding response regulator transcription factor, with amino-acid sequence MSEENQVESEELPHLLLVDDDATFTRVMARAMSRRGFRVSTASSAEEGLILAQQDLPDYATLDLKMDGDSGLVLLPKLLELDPEMRVVILTGYSSIATAVEAVKRGACNYLCKPADADDVLAALLSEHTDLDTLVPENPMSVDRLQWEHIQRVLNEHEGNISATARALGMHRRTLQRKLQKRPVRR; translated from the coding sequence ATGAGCGAAGAAAACCAGGTCGAAAGCGAAGAGCTGCCGCACCTGCTGCTGGTGGATGACGATGCCACCTTCACCCGGGTCATGGCCCGGGCCATGAGCCGTCGCGGTTTCCGTGTGAGCACTGCCAGTTCTGCCGAAGAAGGCTTGATTCTGGCCCAGCAGGACCTGCCGGACTACGCCACGCTGGACCTGAAGATGGATGGCGACTCCGGCCTGGTGCTGCTGCCCAAGCTGCTGGAACTGGACCCGGAAATGCGCGTGGTGATCCTGACCGGGTACTCGAGCATTGCCACCGCAGTGGAGGCGGTCAAGCGCGGTGCCTGCAACTACCTGTGCAAGCCGGCTGACGCCGATGACGTGTTGGCAGCACTGCTGTCGGAGCACACCGACCTGGATACCCTGGTGCCGGAAAACCCGATGTCGGTCGATCGCCTGCAGTGGGAACACATCCAGCGCGTGCTGAACGAGCATGAAGGCAATATCTCGGCCACCGCACGGGCGCTGGGCATGCACCGACGGACGTTGCAGCGCAAGCTGCAGAAGCGGCCGGTTCGGCGCTGA